In the Periophthalmus magnuspinnatus isolate fPerMag1 chromosome 4, fPerMag1.2.pri, whole genome shotgun sequence genome, one interval contains:
- the sap130a gene encoding histone deacetylase complex subunit SAP130a, with the protein MSSQQFPRHGLPASTGGAPQIPPSGNLVSVTQPSNPAAGPDGDSNRDTDHGSQDPPPAPGGGPIPFRDDKQETMVVRPYPQVQTLGPPQAVPQTVSIQPGTPVTVPTPAVHLPQAQPTVLTEGQMKAVLKSPMPSRLIAPAPIPNQAHIPKVPGHITVTIESSIATTPSIPVATISGQQGHSSNLHHLMPTNIQIIRGSAPALQIGTPPVTPQTFTSHLPRGAAAAAVMSSSKPVLRPATGTSAGPGQPTVQHIIQTIQSRPPVTTSTPVLPNVVASRTQSPVISPAVTHSTDVAHGRPGLAIHPPPAAVSIQRPQTSRDTATRITLPSHPAIGTQKPQPPNTMTQKSIFSTVTPVAAATVAPIVATNTVPSTTAIGSVPHTQMTSNTLVTMTVASHSSHATAVTTSTIPVAKVVPQPIAHSSSRVQPDYSGERTSLIPIPGHRASPNPVTMEARSDRPSVPVQFQYFLPAYSSSYPLTHTYTPISSSVSAIRQYPVTPQAPSSALPTQPGVGVATTVHLNHMQLMTVDRIGLPSAQISTQGIQPAPIAAQGIQPAPIGVQGLHTSAPITTQGLQQTPSVTQQPQQQPQQAQAEAKPGVVLADGFVASPISTTFGATQPVATMVQAHAQGAAVGGAPTLVSSPRPSILRKKPATETCARKTLIPAQPSEQSGARMETTVRGAGSPRPAGLKPKAEVHMAVAPPVMATVEALPSQPPEQQTVSTVPQHMAQAIPTMLSAPGPVPPSQPSAVLSALPAAMAVTPPVPASMANAVASPTQPAASSTASCVTSSTCPDLKIKQEVEPMDTSSQQPDPNASLSSAPALTTQASSLTTSATGELIPGASPRKKPRKQQHVISTEESEMMETNSTDEEKAPGRPITGRAERRESPPREYVDEEGVRYVPVRPRPPVTLLRHYRNPWKAAYHHFQRYSDIRVKEDKKGSLQEMANQRGVACRAQGWKIHLCAAQLRQLTNLEHDVYSRLSTLQEGLIPKKRAGGDDDLHRINELIQGNMQRCKLVMDQVTEARDTMMKVLDHKDKVLKLLNKNGTVKKSSKLKRKERA; encoded by the exons ATGAGCTCCCAACAATTTCCACGTCACGGGTTGCCTGCGTCCACGGGAGGAGCTCCGCAGATCCCTCCATCTGGGAACCTCGTATCTGTCACCCAGCCGTCCAATCCAGCAG CTGGTCCAGATGGAGACAGTAATCGTGATACAGACCATGGATCACAGGATCCCCCTCCGGCTCCAGGTGGAGGGCCCATCCCGTTTAGAGacgataaacaggaaacaatGGTGGTCAGACCGTACCCTCAGGTTCAGACACTTGGTCCACCTCAGGCTGTTCCTCAGACAGTGTCCATTCAGCCTGGGACCCCCGTGACTGTACCTACCCCAGCTGTTCATCTACCACAGGCCCAGCCCACAGTGCTCACCGAGGGACAGATGAAG GCTGTGCTGAAGTCTCCAATGCCAAGTCGACTCATCGCTCCAGCTCCGATCCCCAATCAAGCTCACATCCCAAAAGTCCCCGGTCACATCACTGTGACTATAGAAAGCAGCATCGCTACAACCCCTTCCATTCCAGTAGCGACTATCAGTGGTCAACAA GGTCACTCTAGTAATTTGCATCACTTGATGCCAACTAATATCCAGATCATTAGAGGCAGTGCTCCTGCTCTGCAGATAGGGACACCTCCAGTGACACCCCAAACCTTCACGTCCCATTTACCTCGAG GAGCTGCTGCAGCAGCTGTTATGTCCAGCTCCAAACCTGTCTTGCGACCAGCCACTGGGACAAGTGCAGGCCCAGGCCAACCCACTGTGCAGCACATCATTCAGACCATTCAG TCTCGTCCGCCAGTTACCACTTCTACGCCTGTGCTCCCGAATGTAGTGGCCAGTCGGACTCAGTCTCCAGTCATCAGTCCAGCGGTTACTCACTCCACCGATGTAGCCCATGG ACGGCCTGGGCTGGCCATTCACCCCCCTCCAGCCGCAGTTAGTATTCAGAGACCTCAAACATCACGTGACACAGCGACCCGGATCACACTGCCCTCCCACCCAGCAATAGGCACTCAGAAACCCCAGCCTCCCAACACCATGACCCAG aaatctattttcAGCACCGTGACACCAGTCGCTGCAGCAACAGTGGCCCCAATTGTGGCAACAAACACTGTGCCATCAACTACCGCTATAG gcTCTGTCCCTCACACTCAAATGACTAGTAACACACTAGTGACCATGACAGTAGCTTCTCACTCTTCTCATGCTACTGCAGTGACCACATCCACTATTCCTGTTG CTAAAGTGGTTCCGCAGCCTATTGCCCATTCATCATCTCGTGTGCAGCCTGATTATTCAGGAGAACGAACCAGCCTCATTCCCATCCCTGGACATCGGGCATCTCCGAACCCTGTCACTATGGAAGCAAGGAGTGACAG accTTCAGTTCCAGTGCAGTTTCAGTATTTCCTTCCGGCCTACTCGTCCTCTTATCCTCTGACACACACCTATACCCCTATCAGCAGCTCTGTGTCTGCCATTCGCCAATATCCTG TTACTCCTCAAGCCCCCAGTTCAGCGCTGCCCACTCAGCCAGGAGTAGGGGTGGCCACTACAGTGCATCTGAACCACATGCAGCTGATGACAGTGGATCGAATCGGTTTGCCCTCAGCTCAAATCAGCACCCAAGGGATCCAGCCGGCACCAATCGCTGCTCAAGGCATTCAGCCTGCACCCATAGGAGTCCAGGGTCTGCACACCTCAGCCCCCATTACTACACAAGGACTACAGCAGACGCCAAGTGTGacccagcagccacagcagcaACCGCAACAAGCCCAGGCTGAAGCAAAACCAG GAGTTGTTTTGGCAGATGGCTTCGTAGCTAGCCCCATCAGCACCACGTTTGGGGCAACCCAGCCTGTAGCCACCATGGTGCAAGCCCACGCCCAGGGAGCAGCTGTCGGAGGAGCTCCCACTCTTGTGTCCTCCCCTCGGCCTAGCATCCTCAGAAAGAAGCCTGCCACTGAAAC ATGTGCGCGTAAAACCCTGATTCCAGCACAGCCCAGTGAACAGAGCGGGGCCAGAATGGAGACCACTGTGAGAGGAGCAGGATCCCCCCGACCTGCAGG tctgaagCCCAAAGCAGAGGTGCACATGGCAGTGGCCCCTCCTGTCATGGCTACTGTGGAGGCTTTACCTTCTCAGCCTCCAGAACAGCAGACTGTCTCTACAGTCCCCCAGCACATGGCCCAGGCCATCCCCACCATGCTCTCTGCCCCAGGACCTGTGCCCCCCTCTCAGCCCTCTGCGGTTCTGTCTGCCCTGCCAGCAGCCATGGCGGTCACTCCTCCAGTACCCGCCTCTATGGCTAACGCTGTGGCATCACCCACTCAGCCCGCAGCCAGTAGCACCGCTTCCTGTGTCACCAGTTCCACCTGTCCTGACCTGAAGATCAAACAAGAGGTGGAGCCAATGGATACCTCCTCCCAACAACCAG ATCCCAATGCTAGTTTGTCCTCAGCTCCAGCACTTACCACCCAGGCCTCGTCCCTAACCACGTCCGCCACAGGGGAGCTCATCCCAGGGGCCTCTCCGCGCAAGAAGCCCCGGAAGCAGCAGCATGTCATCTccacagaggagagtgagatgaTGGAGACCAACAGTACTGATGAGGAGAAGGCCCCTGGCAGACCTATCACTGGAAGGGCCGAGAGGCGCGAGTCCCCCCCTAGAGAATATGTCG atgAGGAAGGAGTGCGTTACGTCCCAGTCCGGCCCCGTCCTCCTGTCACCCTGCTGAGGCATTACCGAAACCCCTGGAAGGCTGCCTACCACCACTTCCAGAGGTACAGCGACAtccgggtcaaag aggACAAGAAAGGGAGCCTACAGGAAatggccaatcagagaggagttGCCTGCAGAGCTCAAGGCTGGAAGATCCATCTGTGTGCTGCTCAGCTCAGACAACTG ACAAATTTGGAACATGATGTGTACAGCCGTCTGTCCACTCTCCAAGAAGGACTGATCCCAAAGAAGAGAGCAGGAGGTGATGATGACCTCCACAGAATCAATGAGCTCATACAA GGCAACATGCAGCGGTGTAAACTTGTGATGGACCAGGTCACAGAAGCGCGGGACACGATGATGAAAGTCCTGGATCACAAAGACAAAGTGTTAAAGCTGCTCAACAAAAACGGCACCGTGAAGAAATCCTCCAAACTAAAGCGAAAAGAGAGGGCATAG